A stretch of DNA from Leptolyngbya subtilissima AS-A7:
GATTATTTTGCTGACGCTGATTGCAGTAGTCCGTATCAGAGCAAATCCACAGGCGACTGCCCTGGTCATCGGTGACCACCTCATCTAGATAGGTGTCCGTCGCGCCGCAAAATTCGCAGGGTTGATCCCAGGTTTCAACGGTGAAGGGGTGATCCTCAAAGTCAAGGCTTTTCACCTTGGTGTAGGGAGGAAGGGCATAGATCCGCTTTTCTCGTCCGGCACCAAATAGCTGTATAGCGGGATTCATGTGCAGCTTAGGGTTATCAAACCGGGGAATCGGGCTGGGCTTCATCAAGTAGCGATCGTTCACCATCACCGGATAGTCGTAGGCCATGGCAATGTGGCCAAAGCGGGTGATATCTTCGTACAGCCGCACATACATGGGGCCATATTCTTCCAGCGCGTGCATTTTATTGGCTTCGGTACGAGAGGGCTCAATAAAGTACAGCGGCTCTGGCATGGGCACCTGATAGACCATGATCTGCCCCTCCCGCAGAGGTGTTTCAGGAATCCGGTGGCGAGTTTGAATCAGCGTGGCTTCCTCGGTTCGTTCGGTGGTGTTAATGCCGCAGACCTTACGAAAGAACCGACGAATATTGACGGCGTTGGTAGTATCGTCAGCGCCCTGATCAATCACCTTCAGGGTGTCGGTCTGGCCAATTACTGAGGCAGTTACCTGAATCCCCCCAGTTCCCCAGCCGTAGGACATGGGCATTTCACGGGAGCTAAAGGGAATCTGATGCCCCGGAATAGCCACCGCCTTGAGGGCGGCGCGACGGATGGAGCGCTTGGTCTGTTCGTCTAGGTAGGCGAAGTTAAAGCCAGGTTCGGGCAGATTTGCGGGGCTAGGCAACTGGGGCGAAAGGGGCATGGGTCAACGGTTGGTAGTTGTTGATGAAGTGACGAAAAGAAGATTCATGCTGGCACCTCCGATGGGGAGTGGGGCTCAGGAGATAAATGATCAAGGTTGGGAACCTGGGTTGAGTCCCCGTTGTGGGGAGATGGAGGATGGCCGCTGGATGCCGGGGAATCTGGAGCTTGGG
This window harbors:
- a CDS encoding alpha-D-ribose 1-methylphosphonate 5-phosphate C-P-lyase PhnJ codes for the protein MPLSPQLPSPANLPEPGFNFAYLDEQTKRSIRRAALKAVAIPGHQIPFSSREMPMSYGWGTGGIQVTASVIGQTDTLKVIDQGADDTTNAVNIRRFFRKVCGINTTERTEEATLIQTRHRIPETPLREGQIMVYQVPMPEPLYFIEPSRTEANKMHALEEYGPMYVRLYEDITRFGHIAMAYDYPVMVNDRYLMKPSPIPRFDNPKLHMNPAIQLFGAGREKRIYALPPYTKVKSLDFEDHPFTVETWDQPCEFCGATDTYLDEVVTDDQGSRLWICSDTDYCNQRQQNNHLSAPTLS